A genomic stretch from Leisingera sp. M658 includes:
- a CDS encoding TrbC/VirB2 family protein, translating into MKSIASFTNRMGAPLSIALVLLLGFTSPAAAAGFTDFLNNVVNEFNSARRPLALIAVMIVGALYMFNVIDMRRTGQVIVGVIVIFASGEILDLIIA; encoded by the coding sequence ATGAAATCCATCGCCTCATTTACAAACCGGATGGGCGCCCCCCTGAGCATCGCTCTGGTGCTTCTACTCGGCTTCACAAGCCCGGCCGCAGCCGCAGGCTTTACCGACTTCCTGAACAACGTGGTGAATGAATTCAATAGTGCCCGCCGCCCGCTGGCTCTGATTGCGGTTATGATCGTGGGCGCCCTGTACATGTTCAACGTGATCGACATGCGCCGGACCGGCCAAGTAATTGTCGGCGTGATCGTGATTTTCGCATCCGGC
- a CDS encoding lytic transglycosylase domain-containing protein produces the protein MNSPAASEKIPSDRFRVLAENCAPSVAPEIMAKIVRAESGFNRFAIGVNGANRQSYSPKSQEEAARISRELIAQGHSIDMGLGQINNANLGWLNLTVETVFDSCTNLTAAEAVLRDGYDRARKQGSDPQTALHQALSAYNTGTFTRGFTNGYVERVMGGDVEAPKVNQTRTVEVTGPTHSTPAWDVFTSGSNSSALIFN, from the coding sequence CTGAACTCGCCCGCCGCATCAGAGAAAATCCCGTCGGATAGATTTCGCGTTCTGGCTGAAAACTGCGCACCCTCGGTAGCGCCCGAAATCATGGCGAAGATTGTTCGGGCCGAAAGCGGCTTCAACAGGTTTGCTATCGGCGTGAATGGGGCAAATCGCCAGAGCTACAGCCCGAAATCCCAGGAGGAAGCCGCGCGGATCTCTCGTGAGCTTATTGCTCAAGGCCATTCTATTGACATGGGCTTGGGGCAGATCAACAACGCCAACCTGGGCTGGCTCAATCTAACGGTCGAGACCGTGTTTGACTCCTGCACTAACCTAACGGCTGCCGAGGCGGTTTTACGGGATGGGTATGATCGCGCCCGTAAGCAGGGTTCCGATCCTCAAACGGCACTGCATCAGGCGCTGTCTGCCTACAACACCGGCACTTTCACTCGCGGCTTCACCAACGGGTATGTTGAGCGCGTGATGGGTGGGGACGTTGAGGCGCCCAAAGTAAACCAAACTCGAACTGTCGAAGTCACCGGACCAACACACAGCACCCCCGCCTGGGACGTGTTCACCTCCGGCTCAAATTCTTCCGCTCTTATATTCAACTGA